Within Cyprinus carpio isolate SPL01 chromosome A11, ASM1834038v1, whole genome shotgun sequence, the genomic segment TGAGGAAGGTGAAAACTCAAAGCCCTTTGTGGAAGACTCTGTGTTAGTGAAGCCTACAGAACAGCTGAGCCCTAAAGTGGAGAAGTCACGACTGGCCAAATTCACTGACCTGGCTGCAGCTCTAGAGACAAGAAGTCAAATGACCAGTTCCACAGAAAAACCACAAACCACTTCTGTGGAAACAAGAAAACTGAGAGTCGCATGGCCACCTCCTGCAGACAGTGATGGAAGCTCCAAAGTCTCCAGTCCTGGCACTGAAGTTGGAAAGGGTTCATCTAAGCGTTTCAGAGCAAAGTGGCCTCCAGAGGAGGAAGCTCCACCAGCTCAGCAGAGCCCTGAAAGAGCAGAACTGAGAAGTCTGCGACGTAGTTCCTCTCTTAAAGAGCGGAGCCGTCCCTTTTCTGTGGCACCAAGCTTAGCATTATCCAATGCTTCAAAACAAGAGTCACCATTATCTCACAAGGTTGCTTTGGTCAGACGAGGCTCGGTGGAGAATCTTCATTCACGGTCAAAAGTGAAAACAGACAAAACTGAAGTGCAAAAAGAGGCAAAAATCCCAGATGAAAAGATAAAGCACAGCAACAACCAATCCAAGGAGAATGTTGAGAGTCCAGCCATActtaatagaaaagaaaagatgtCACCTTCTATTCTCAAACAGACACAACAAACAAAAGAGGAAGTTGAgccacaacaaacaacaaatgagCTTGAtctacaacaaacaaataaagagtCTCAGTCTCATCTAACACAAAAGGAGCCTGAGATAAAACAACAAGAGGTTCCGAAAGGTCATGTGGAAGATGAGGAAAAACCGGTGAAATGCTTAAGCACATCTCCTGTGCTCCAATTCTACCAAGACACATCCTCTCCAACTGTAGAAGAAAAAGCCCATAGGACATCTCAGGATGTGGGCTTCTGGGATGACGAGGAGGCTGAGGAGTCCCTGACAGTAGAGGAGATGATCAAGAGGAATCGTTACTATGAAGAtgaagacgaggaggaggaggaagtggCAATAGTTTGATGATATATGTCTTCAATCCCttccatttattatttactttgaaAATATTACTGGGAAAAATtcaagtattttattatattttatcctAGTACTGTACATATTTTCTTTAAACTTCGTTCTTGGAACTTGGAACTATCACTACTTTTCTGTATTTTGTACTTTGACATCCATGTTTTCTTTTGGTTGCTGTAAAAAAATGACTTgtttacaaaaaagttttaaaaatcacttttattgtttcttaatctaaaaatattttgtgttgattCCAATTTCCAATTAAAGTacataatttcagttttatgttgaatgataaatgtTAAAGTCATTGAGCgttttatgtgtaattttaaatattacataaaaaaattgggATATCTTTAGTTGTCAACACAGTTATGTGAAGCTTATAAATCCTTGTATGCCCCTTTATAATATTGTCATCTAGTTCTGTGCTCGAGATCACCTTAATCAATTCAAAAGCAAGACCTAAAGTTCGAGTCAAGACTGTGACCAAAACAAGGTGAATTGAACTCATAACTGAGACTATAACTTCTGCAAGGTTGGATTTTGAccataaatataaattcaaatcgCTACTAAGCATAAACTACAAATGATTCAAAACCCAGCACGACTCGTCTACAATATCCCCAAGAGAGCCCACATCACACATCACTCTCTGACTGGCTACCAGCACTGTTGCCATCTCTCACGAGACAAATAAGCAACTGCGTCTTTAAAAACAAGGCCAAAACAAGCCTACAAGTGTTAGCATTTTAATGTAAGACAAAATATTCTTCGTCAGTGacagaaatatgatttaagattgtagtgtaagcaagtttagtttgaaaaagtttaatagtaaataagacacaattagacaatatttgaGAAGAactatttatttgcaacaactgatGGTGTGCTGAATGCTGCACACACGTGCAGCATTGTCAGGGTAAAATTTGGTCAGGCATTACCTTCGTCAAGGGTTCCAAATGCTTATATGAGACAGTACTGCCCTGCACCCTTCAAAGAAAACACTTCAAGGGCTCTACCTTTCGAAGGGAGTATGGCATAAGGATGCTCACTTCCGTTTGAAATTCGCCTCTGATTTGTGTGTGGGACAAAATGTCAGATTtggtgttatgattggtcagatcgcctgtcaatcaagttCTTTGCGAATGGTCaattaaagggttcatatgatgcgatttcaaattttcctttctttttggagtgttacaagctgttcatgcatagaaaagatccctaaagttgccaagactaaagtctcaaacccaaagagatattctttataaaagttaagaattgTCCACGCcatcctaaaacgcctcgtttaaacatgcagCGTTGTGTCACTgcgtgggaagatttgcataatgccgcccaaatgttcatgcaaagaaagaaggcgtaacttttattctcactgtagtattgttgttgtcgccaccgccatgtcgtggagacactgtgtgaaactactttgtttagccttccaaaagaggacggtATCCTAGAACTGATCCGTGTTGGTCACTGAGGACATACATCAACTCTGTGGtgtggatcgccggatcagctttcaccatggatgaagcTGTGTCCAGctcggggtcgtcacatgtggttacCGCAAGCCCGCCAGCCACTCACTCTAGCCCACCgtgtgacgctgtgtgtttcgttgtgaaagcaaaaccactttgtttgggcttccaaaagaggacacaactagaaatcagtgattaagttgtatttacagcactgttccagaacagttcaacccaaatattcagatgtgtgcagcgcatttatAACGCCCTTAAATTGcacatttaattagtttaatcatATGATAAATTCATTGTCAACTTCCTTTAATTTGTatagctctaaaaaaaaaaaaactcgtatTTTTGCGCAATACCACGATTTACGCTTTAACGCTATGGTATTCATGTTGAGTCAATTGCGTCTACATAGTTCAGACGAAGAAACCTGCTGAAACCGCATGAGCTTAGCATGCACTCCTAGAAAATTAATCAATTTTGTTATGTTTCTCAATTTTAATGTATCTTCTTTCTTTAAGAGCAGTCTTTTGATTACGACTTTTCATTTTGTGAGAACTCTGGTGAGTTTTGCTTGTTTATGCATTACTATACATTGATCTTTCTCTACACGTGTTATAAAAAAACAGTCAGAGTTATCTATGATGTTAAGAaggtatttttgtatgtttaagtATGTACAGAGTTAATTAATTGGTGTTAATCCGTTCGGTTGAACGATTGCATCATTCACAAGTATGAAAATGCCAACAAGTGAAAAGAAATACGTTGTACAGAGAGATGCCGCATTTCTAAGTTATTTTAAGCATGGTTATATTGACAAATGTTGTCACGAgctatttaacatgtttttacagacattttgtCCAACTGACAGAAAATATCATTGTTGAAGTTGATGAAATTCAGAGATGTTTAATGTGACTGCATTGTTTTGTGCAGATTGTTTTTTTGAACGCTGATTCTTCTCGTGTGACTGTTCGAATGGTGAGCCAGAGCCCTGATCTACAATTCAAATTGTCGTGATTCTGCACAGATTCGCTGAGATCTCATACGCACACACACTACCTGGGTAGAAATAACTACACACATTTTACACACTAACATTTGAGAGTTTCACATACCTACAGGGGAACTGAAGGATTATTGagactttgtttatttgttttgactCCTGGACTTCATAGACATTGGACTCAAtcccaaaccttttttttttcacttcatttaCCGATGTTGAGTGGGAACCAGAAAACTGTGTATTCATTCAAACTGTGAAAATTGTTTAAgatattattttcttgtgtttgtattaaaAACTGCTGGCTGTTAATTCATTTACTATAAGTGGCCCAACGAGTCATTCTTAAATCCTCCCAGAGTCGAACCTAGGCCCATTCTAAAAGTTATCAAGTTTAATACACAGAATACTTAACTTGTTGCCCCGTgttacacattttatggaggactgtttcctgaacctgcagagtagcctacaatgcatcTACACACAATGGCTGTttttataaagtggggcagttccaaatTTGCAAGGATAGTCTGGCTCTTCTGACTAACAGGCCGAGGACAGGTATAACAGGGGAGCCAGACTACGTAAATTTGCACCAAATTACTCGCCAAGTGAAAAGGACCCTTTGAGGTCACACGGCGAATTGGAGATCTTAATTATGAGGTAATTCGTACAGAGAGGGGCGGAGCACATCAAATTTACCACCTCAACCTCCTCAAAAAGTGGAGCGAGGCGGAATCAATGATGCAAGTGACGTGTCGAAATTCGACGCATATCCATGCAAAGCCAATGACGAATTGCTTGATCGGCTGGGTACAGCTCAATTTTATTTGACACTGGATTTGTCAAAAGGATATTGACAGATCCCCTTATCTCCATTATCCACAGAAAAAACAGCGTTCACAACACCATTGGATTACACCAGTTTGTTATGCTTCCTTTTGGGGCACCGGCCACGTTTCAATGCCTCATGGACAAAATCTTATGGCCACATGCTGCATATGCCACTGCCTATCTGCGGCATATGGAGCGCTTGTGTGCCATGCTGGGGGCACCGAGGAGGGCTGGTCTAATGGCCAACCCAATGAAGTGTGCGATAGGGTGTGTGTAGGTCCGGTATCTTGGCTTCCACTTGGGCCACAGGCTGATGTGTCcccaaattaataaaactgcagCGGTTGCGACTTGCCCAAGACCCAAGACCAAAAAAGGAGGTGAGGCAGTTCCTGGGGCTGGCGGGATATTATAGAAGGTTTGTACCTAATTATTCGGACCTCACCAGCCCGGTGACTGACTCACTTAAAAGGAAACGGCAGATCCGGTCCAGTGGACAGAGCTGTGTCAGCAGGCTTTAACCCAGGTAAAGGCTGCCCTGTGTGGCGGACCGCTGTTACACTCCCCTGACATCTCGCTCCCCTTCTTGTTGCAGACGGACGCCTCGGACAGGGGGCTTGGAGCTGTTCTGGCCCAGGAGATAGAGGATGAGGAGCAGCTGGTACTGTACATCAGTCACAAGCACTCTAAGAGGGAGACGATGTACAGCACCATAGGTTAATAACCTATAcagagaaaatatataaatatgagtcACTACACACAGTAATACAG encodes:
- the LOC109076346 gene encoding LIM domain and actin-binding protein 1-like isoform X2, whose translation is MRQPSQTQESTSHERPAKIKPDMETKQKKCVKEDEKSVTASDPFCPAEKPALPLKNLKMMYEKGKSKVQAEVNSSSENVDTQMGNKGTPSLKRSASIKDRMVKYQLAVTRQASFTVPRSANQSETEVPCMDHKEISPPAADGQIVSTLPESNCTKINREHVHTTSPSAATAVSENKDPPKVARKFHLPVQERCVSCLKTVYPLEKHVANQQIYHKTCFRCAVCSTKLSLGTYASLHGNIYCKPHFNQLFKSKGNYDEGFGHRPHKETWTPRTNEEEPEEGENSKPFVEDSVLVKPTEQLSPKVEKSRLAKFTDLAAALETRSQMTSSTEKPQTTSVETRKLRVAWPPPADSDGSSKVSSPGTEVGKGSSKRFRAKWPPEEEAPPAQQSPERAELRSLRRSSSLKERSRPFSVAPSLALSNASKQESPLSHKVALVRRGSVENLHSRSKVKTDKTEVQKEAKIPDEKIKHSNNQSKENVESPAILNRKEKMSPSILKQTQQTKEEVEPQQTTNELDLQQTNKESQSHLTQKEPEIKQQEVPKGHVEDEEKPVKCLSTSPVLQFYQDTSSPTVEEKAHRTSQDVGFWDDEEAEESLTVEEMIKRNRYYEDEDEEEEEVAIV